From Longimicrobiaceae bacterium, a single genomic window includes:
- a CDS encoding lysylphosphatidylglycerol synthase transmembrane domain-containing protein, whose protein sequence is MTGPRPGAEGAAAPEEEHLHVWGMGDISTGQPRRKGRLTLDRLFRLALLLIPFGVLANLALSWATTDRGLLATLPELPRGYLFLAIVLGLVPWFTNALRIWIWTRFIGSDLGFREAFRIVLGGELGSSVLPTSSGGEIFRWGMMMQRGISPGAAASVVTLGHVEDSLFFLLALPAAAVISSAWELPVLQRLAGEVEGSALVVLGAGLAALFALRLLFRLVLVGRLGERPRDWGLRLAARVRRRLRKGWWEFRDVYRLVAKRGKGLFLLAMLLTAVQWICRYSVVSALAAFLGAPVDPVLFFLLQWVVFTVMLFVPTPGASGGAEAAFYLVYSALLPGRIIGLTTAGWRLLTFYLQLALGAVLFAGLTVAESRARRGRSPGPEGEKRGNPAAHEGAK, encoded by the coding sequence GTGACGGGGCCCCGCCCCGGGGCGGAGGGCGCAGCCGCTCCGGAGGAGGAGCACCTCCACGTCTGGGGGATGGGCGACATCTCCACCGGCCAGCCGCGGCGGAAGGGCCGCCTCACGCTGGACCGGCTCTTCCGCCTGGCGCTCCTGCTGATCCCCTTCGGGGTGCTCGCCAACCTGGCGCTCTCCTGGGCCACCACGGACCGCGGCCTCCTCGCCACCCTCCCGGAGCTCCCGCGCGGCTACCTGTTCCTGGCGATCGTGCTGGGGCTGGTCCCGTGGTTCACCAACGCGCTCCGCATCTGGATCTGGACGCGCTTCATCGGGAGCGACCTGGGCTTCCGCGAGGCGTTCCGCATCGTGCTGGGAGGGGAGCTGGGCTCCTCCGTGCTCCCCACCTCCTCCGGCGGCGAGATCTTCCGCTGGGGGATGATGATGCAGCGGGGGATCTCCCCCGGCGCGGCGGCTTCGGTGGTCACGCTGGGGCACGTGGAGGACTCGCTCTTCTTCCTCCTCGCCCTCCCGGCGGCGGCGGTGATCTCCTCTGCGTGGGAGCTCCCCGTCCTCCAGCGCCTGGCCGGGGAGGTCGAGGGGAGCGCGCTGGTGGTGCTGGGCGCGGGGCTCGCGGCGCTCTTCGCTCTCCGCCTGCTGTTCCGCCTGGTGCTGGTGGGGCGCCTGGGGGAGCGCCCCCGCGATTGGGGGCTGCGGCTCGCGGCGAGGGTGCGGCGGCGGCTGCGGAAGGGGTGGTGGGAGTTCCGGGACGTGTACCGCCTGGTGGCGAAGCGGGGGAAGGGCCTCTTCCTCCTCGCCATGCTCCTCACGGCGGTGCAGTGGATCTGCCGATACTCCGTGGTGTCGGCGCTGGCGGCCTTCCTGGGGGCCCCGGTGGACCCGGTCCTCTTCTTCCTCCTGCAGTGGGTGGTCTTCACGGTGATGCTCTTCGTCCCCACGCCGGGCGCCTCGGGCGGGGCGGAGGCCGCCTTCTACCTGGTGTACTCGGCGCTCCTGCCGGGGAGGATCATCGGGCTCACCACGGCGGGGTGGCGCCTCCTCACCTTCTACCTGCAGCTCGCGCTGGGCGCGGTGCTGTTCGCGGGGCTCACGGTGGCGGAATCGAGGGCGCGGCGCGGCCGGAGCCCGGGGCCGGAAGGGGAGAAGCGCGGAAATCCGGCGGCTCACGAAGGGGCGAAGTGA
- a CDS encoding glycosyltransferase family 1 protein — MKIAYFTESLLPHVDGVSRTLAQLFGTLEARGVDFRVHSPFVPGPEVPWSGRVRPVRYVRFPLYPDYRVSLPWGHGIARELDAWEPDLVHVVSPTPLASWAQRYAARRGIPAVASFHTHFVSYFRYYGVPALEGFGWGMLRRFYARCARVYAPSRSIIRELEAHGIRNLELWSRGIDASRFSPAHRDPELRRRAGADEATPLVLLVSRLVKEKDLADLVEMDRVLRERGADFRLALVGDGPMRAELEERLPHACFAGHQTGEALARWYASADVFVFPSTTETFGNVVLEALASGLPAVVVDRGGPPDQIEPGENGWIARANDPADLADRVEQLLRDGEARARMGRRAVESARERDWSAINGRLIRSYGEVVESARGGGA, encoded by the coding sequence ATGAAGATCGCGTACTTCACGGAGAGCCTCCTCCCCCACGTAGACGGCGTGTCCCGGACCCTCGCCCAGCTCTTCGGGACGCTGGAGGCGCGGGGCGTGGACTTCCGCGTGCACTCCCCGTTCGTCCCGGGGCCGGAGGTGCCGTGGAGCGGACGGGTGCGCCCGGTGCGCTACGTCCGCTTCCCGCTCTACCCGGACTACCGCGTCTCGCTCCCCTGGGGGCACGGGATCGCCCGCGAGCTGGATGCCTGGGAGCCCGACCTCGTCCACGTGGTCAGCCCCACCCCGCTGGCCTCCTGGGCGCAGCGGTACGCCGCACGGCGCGGGATCCCGGCCGTGGCCAGCTTCCACACGCACTTCGTCTCGTACTTCCGCTACTACGGCGTCCCGGCGCTGGAGGGGTTCGGGTGGGGGATGCTGCGCCGCTTCTACGCGCGCTGCGCGCGGGTGTACGCCCCCTCGCGTAGCATCATCCGCGAGCTGGAGGCGCACGGCATCCGCAACCTGGAGCTGTGGTCGCGGGGGATCGACGCGAGCCGCTTCTCGCCCGCCCACCGCGACCCGGAGCTGCGGCGGCGCGCCGGCGCGGACGAGGCGACGCCCCTCGTCCTGCTGGTGAGCCGCCTGGTGAAGGAGAAGGATCTCGCGGACCTGGTGGAGATGGACCGCGTCCTCCGGGAGCGGGGGGCGGATTTCCGCCTGGCGCTGGTGGGCGACGGGCCCATGCGGGCGGAGCTGGAGGAGCGGCTCCCTCACGCCTGCTTCGCCGGGCACCAGACCGGGGAGGCGCTGGCCCGCTGGTACGCCTCGGCGGACGTGTTCGTCTTCCCCTCCACCACGGAGACCTTCGGGAACGTGGTGCTGGAGGCGCTCGCCTCCGGGCTCCCCGCGGTGGTGGTGGACCGTGGCGGCCCCCCGGACCAGATCGAGCCGGGGGAGAACGGGTGGATCGCCCGCGCCAACGACCCCGCCGACCTGGCCGACCGCGTGGAGCAGCTGCTGCGCGACGGCGAGGCGCGCGCGCGGATGGGGCGCCGCGCCGTGGAGTCGGCGCGGGAGCGGGACTGGAGCGCGATCAACGGCCGCCTGATCCGGAGCTACGGCGAGGTGGTGGAGTCGGCGCGGGGCGGGGGCGCGTGA
- a CDS encoding YdcF family protein — protein sequence MSGASPRLRRAGGILLALAVVALAAYALRAPLLTGVARLLTVRDPVSRAELILALGGELNTRPFHAAELYRRGVAPRVVLVRERSGPAVEAGFFPNRTDVAVRILRRAGVPAEAITVLEPPGGAGSTADEARALRAYVLRSGARRVVVVTNSYHSRRARMALRRGTRGTGAEILMSPVPAWAFSERDWWQSEDGVIAYFNEYLKLAFYLLHGG from the coding sequence TTGAGCGGCGCGTCCCCGCGGCTGCGGCGCGCGGGGGGCATCCTTCTCGCCCTGGCCGTGGTGGCGCTCGCGGCGTACGCCCTGCGGGCGCCCCTCCTCACCGGGGTCGCACGCCTCCTCACGGTGCGCGACCCCGTGTCGCGCGCGGAGCTGATCCTGGCCCTGGGCGGCGAGCTGAACACCCGCCCCTTTCACGCGGCGGAGCTGTACCGGCGGGGTGTCGCGCCGCGGGTGGTGCTGGTGCGCGAGCGGAGCGGCCCCGCCGTGGAGGCGGGGTTCTTCCCCAACCGCACCGACGTGGCGGTGCGGATCCTCCGGCGCGCCGGCGTCCCCGCGGAGGCGATCACCGTGCTGGAGCCGCCCGGTGGAGCGGGGAGCACCGCGGACGAGGCCCGGGCGCTCCGCGCCTACGTGCTCCGGAGCGGAGCCCGCCGCGTGGTGGTGGTCACCAACTCCTACCACTCCCGCCGCGCGCGGATGGCGCTCCGCCGTGGGACGCGGGGCACGGGGGCGGAGATCCTCATGTCGCCGGTCCCCGCGTGGGCCTTCTCCGAGCGGGACTGGTGGCAAAGCGAGGACGGGGTGATCGCCTACTTCAACGAGTACCTCAAGCTGGCCTTCTACCTCCTGCACGGGGGATGA